One stretch of Chryseobacterium fluminis DNA includes these proteins:
- a CDS encoding IS3 family transposase (programmed frameshift) translates to MATPKKKPTEKFVKDIRQNTRRIFTAEQKILIVMEGLRAETSVAELCRNHNIAQSQFYAWNKEFMEAGKKRLNGDVAREATSDEVSDLKKENARLKEIVADLVVRYDIVKKSRQAGLIDKYRKYMRLSAAEKYEIIQTVTTSELGVKRTLESFGIARSSFYKWYQSYLENGYDGLETTKRTNHRQWNSIPERQKDLVVEIALEHTELSARELAYKITDEQSVFISESSVYRILKQRDLIPAPNHFLLSAANEFKDKTEFVHQMWQTDFTYFKIIGWGWYYLSTILDDYSRYIIHWELCDSMKAEDVKRTVDTAIKKAKLKTKAKPKLLSDNGSCYVSNELKSYLKDDLRMKQVHGKPMHPQTQGKIERYHRTMKNVVKLNHFYHPEELIQALEKFVENYNNKRYHESINNLTPADVYFGRSEQILEKRKQTKAESIRKRRQIYNQQKLVSL, encoded by the exons ATGGCAACACCGAAAAAGAAACCGACCGAGAAATTCGTAAAAGATATTCGGCAGAACACCCGCAGAATATTCACTGCAGAGCAAAAGATTTTAATCGTGATGGAAGGTCTTCGAGCGGAGACTTCCGTAGCCGAACTTTGCAGGAACCATAATATTGCACAGTCGCAGTTTTATGCCTGGAACAAGGAGTTTATGGAAGCAGGAAAGAAGCGCTTAAATGGAGATGTCGCTCGCGAGGCTACGAGTGATGAAGTATCAGATCTGAAGAAGGAAAATGCACGTTTGAAAGAGATCGTAGCTGATCTGGTCGTTCGCTATGACATTGTAAAAAAAAGT AGACAGGCTGGATTAATCGATAAATACAGGAAATATATGAGATTATCGGCAGCTGAGAAATACGAGATCATTCAAACGGTAACCACAAGTGAACTCGGCGTGAAACGAACCTTGGAAAGTTTTGGAATTGCTAGAAGCAGCTTTTACAAATGGTATCAAAGCTACTTGGAAAACGGCTATGATGGCTTGGAAACTACGAAAAGAACAAACCATAGGCAATGGAACAGCATTCCTGAAAGACAGAAAGATCTGGTAGTAGAGATCGCTTTGGAACACACCGAATTATCTGCAAGGGAACTGGCCTACAAAATTACCGATGAGCAAAGTGTTTTTATTTCAGAATCTAGTGTTTACCGGATTTTGAAGCAAAGAGACTTAATCCCGGCACCGAATCATTTTCTTCTTTCGGCAGCAAATGAGTTCAAAGACAAAACGGAATTTGTGCATCAAATGTGGCAGACAGATTTTACTTATTTCAAGATCATAGGCTGGGGATGGTACTATCTGAGCACGATCTTGGACGATTACAGCCGCTACATCATTCACTGGGAGCTATGCGACTCAATGAAAGCCGAAGATGTGAAACGAACGGTGGACACAGCCATTAAAAAAGCAAAATTAAAGACCAAAGCCAAACCGAAACTGCTCTCGGACAACGGTTCCTGCTACGTCTCCAATGAGTTGAAAAGCTATCTGAAAGACGATTTAAGGATGAAACAGGTTCACGGAAAACCAATGCATCCGCAGACCCAGGGCAAGATTGAACGTTATCACAGAACGATGAAAAATGTAGTGAAACTAAATCATTTTTATCATCCCGAGGAACTCATCCAGGCACTGGAGAAGTTTGTAGAAAACTACAATAACAAGCGCTATCACGAGTCGATAAATAACCTCACTCCAGCAGATGTGTACTTCGGAAGATCAGAACAGATTTTGGAAAAAAGAAAGCAAACAAAAGCGGAATCCATCCGAAAAAGAAGACAAATATATAACCAACAAAAATTAGTAAGTTTATAA
- a CDS encoding cyclic nucleotide-binding domain-containing protein has product MRNSKTFDVNLFEKMFDLNSKNKIGANTIAVFTFILYKCEDSRKEIVLSDYQMARELGLSRQTVITAKNKLKLIGLLDYNRNPGFPNRFILNGNPMPKVTPKTCEMIDKPIDELKTIVESEINTNSSFSKYPNLKQFMDFAKTLKDYSEKLDALLIQKFQKWEEADWKNSIGRPILNWQATLEKNMNTLDVSHFNGNSSLSNLPKIKRPKLD; this is encoded by the coding sequence ATGAGAAATTCAAAAACTTTTGATGTGAACTTATTTGAGAAAATGTTTGATTTAAATTCAAAAAATAAAATTGGCGCAAATACTATAGCTGTTTTTACTTTCATCCTCTACAAATGTGAAGATTCACGAAAAGAAATTGTTTTATCAGACTATCAAATGGCAAGAGAGCTTGGTCTTTCCAGGCAAACGGTCATTACTGCAAAAAATAAGCTCAAACTTATAGGACTTTTAGATTATAATAGAAATCCGGGTTTTCCAAATCGTTTTATTTTAAATGGCAACCCAATGCCAAAAGTAACACCAAAAACCTGTGAAATGATAGATAAACCGATTGATGAACTAAAAACCATTGTGGAATCGGAAATTAATACCAATAGTTCATTTTCAAAATATCCGAACTTAAAACAGTTTATGGATTTTGCGAAAACTTTAAAAGACTATTCAGAAAAGCTGGATGCTTTATTGATTCAAAAATTTCAAAAATGGGAAGAAGCCGATTGGAAAAATTCAATTGGAAGACCTATTTTGAATTGGCAAGCTACTCTTGAAAAAAATATGAATACCCTTGATGTTTCACACTTTAATGGAAATTCTTCGCTATCTAATCTTCCAAAAATTAAAAGACCGAAACTAGATTAA
- a CDS encoding DarT ssDNA thymidine ADP-ribosyltransferase family protein — translation MINKNKEYCYRIIHIENLPIILETGIVCKKSSKANSPYVNIGNPEIIDVRSETKVRIEHYGMIGDYVPFYFTSVNRQQKVDIRH, via the coding sequence ATGATTAATAAAAATAAAGAATATTGCTATAGAATTATACATATCGAAAACCTGCCAATAATATTAGAAACTGGAATTGTATGTAAAAAAAGCTCTAAAGCTAATTCTCCCTATGTTAATATTGGAAATCCTGAAATAATTGACGTAAGGAGTGAAACTAAGGTAAGAATTGAACATTATGGAATGATTGGTGATTACGTACCCTTTTATTTTACATCTGTAAATCGTCAGCAAAAAGTGGACATTAGACATTAA
- a CDS encoding helix-turn-helix transcriptional regulator, producing MENNEIIIHKLNRIEKHIFGLKAILNVEELSDYTGFKKSYIYKLVHTNSIPFSKPSGKILFFERKKIDEWLLKNSHKSNDEIQQEAIEFSLRKK from the coding sequence ATGGAAAATAACGAAATCATCATTCATAAGCTCAACAGAATTGAAAAGCATATTTTCGGGCTCAAGGCAATTCTTAATGTAGAAGAGCTTTCAGATTACACAGGGTTCAAGAAATCCTATATCTACAAATTGGTTCATACCAACTCTATCCCATTCTCAAAACCTTCCGGAAAAATTCTATTCTTTGAAAGAAAAAAAATTGACGAATGGTTGCTCAAAAACAGCCATAAATCAAACGATGAGATCCAACAAGAAGCAATAGAATTTTCTTTACGCAAAAAATAA
- a CDS encoding toprim domain-containing protein: protein MNCRQFNSISLEEVLLSLGHLPTKQNEKEAWYLNPFASESQASFKINKSLNYWYLFSEGIGGNNTDFMRKYLNASVSEVLVWAENHNFSSFQKQNVPYQKFENLPKNYEIIEIKNVQHPALLEYLRERKVQNQTEFLKQIHYQNNNKNYFGIGFKNDSGGYEIRNKYSKICLGKKDVSTIKNGSDSLRVFEGFFDFLSFKTLENELEKQPSDYLILNSVSMIQNVKNSLGKYEKVELYCDNDEAGNRAVEIICNETKKIEDCRVLYSDFKDLNEYLSKKTEEVQKQYKSAFKR, encoded by the coding sequence ATGAACTGCAGACAATTCAACAGCATATCGTTGGAAGAAGTCCTCCTTTCTCTCGGACACCTTCCCACGAAACAAAATGAAAAAGAAGCCTGGTATCTTAACCCCTTTGCCAGCGAATCCCAGGCCTCTTTTAAAATTAATAAAAGCCTAAACTATTGGTACCTCTTTTCAGAAGGAATTGGTGGTAATAATACCGATTTTATGAGGAAATATCTGAATGCTTCAGTAAGTGAAGTTTTAGTTTGGGCAGAGAATCATAATTTTTCTTCTTTTCAAAAGCAAAATGTTCCTTATCAGAAATTTGAGAATCTTCCGAAAAATTACGAGATAATTGAAATTAAAAATGTCCAGCATCCGGCACTCCTGGAATATTTGAGAGAAAGAAAAGTACAAAATCAAACCGAATTTTTAAAGCAAATCCATTATCAGAATAACAATAAAAACTATTTCGGAATTGGTTTCAAAAACGATTCAGGCGGTTACGAAATCCGCAATAAATATTCAAAAATATGCCTGGGTAAAAAAGATGTTTCAACCATCAAAAACGGTTCTGATTCACTTAGGGTTTTTGAGGGCTTTTTCGATTTTCTTTCTTTTAAAACTCTCGAAAATGAATTGGAAAAGCAACCTTCCGATTATCTCATTTTGAACTCTGTTTCGATGATCCAAAATGTTAAAAATTCACTTGGAAAATATGAAAAAGTGGAGCTTTATTGTGATAATGATGAAGCGGGAAATCGTGCTGTAGAAATCATTTGCAATGAAACAAAAAAAATAGAAGATTGCCGGGTTCTGTATTCAGATTTCAAGGACTTGAATGAATATCTTAGTAAGAAAACCGAAGAAGTTCAAAAACAATATAAATCTGCATTTAAGAGATGA
- a CDS encoding VapE domain-containing protein: MEENKILYQIETETKTIFDRTLNYLNSKYSIRFNTISLELEIKLVSDKKWSPLNLNSLFIELVRSGIDIPINKLEILVRSHLIQQYNPIREYFENLENWDNDNHISKLCSYVKTTDDKSFQKYFEKWITRTVICALKPGYINKQCFVLFNTKQNSGKTSFLRFLIPASLEQYYTEDIGVDKDGLISLCKNLLVNIDELSVMSKTDVNILKSFISKNTVNARLPYDRKSSLMHRTASFCGSTNRSDFLTDETGSVRWQIFEVLEIDFNYSKEINIEKVWSQAYYNAFERKNYNPELTAEDIQENEKRNEKFKQVSLEQEIILSHFEKSKLQSEFLTPSDIMLAMNNALGVRLNIIKIGKALTAMNYERIKHPKRQVYGYLIRRKIDE; the protein is encoded by the coding sequence ATGGAAGAAAATAAAATTCTGTATCAAATTGAGACAGAAACGAAAACAATATTTGACAGAACGCTCAATTATTTGAATTCAAAATATTCAATTAGATTCAACACAATCTCTCTTGAGCTTGAAATTAAACTTGTTTCGGATAAAAAATGGTCACCACTCAATTTGAACTCATTATTTATAGAACTTGTCAGATCAGGAATTGATATTCCGATTAATAAATTGGAGATTCTGGTCAGAAGTCATTTGATTCAGCAGTACAATCCGATTCGGGAATATTTCGAAAACTTGGAAAATTGGGACAACGATAACCATATCAGTAAGCTTTGCAGTTATGTAAAGACGACCGATGATAAATCCTTCCAAAAGTATTTCGAGAAGTGGATAACCAGGACTGTAATTTGTGCATTGAAACCCGGCTACATCAACAAACAGTGTTTTGTGCTGTTCAATACTAAGCAAAACAGTGGAAAGACGAGTTTTCTGCGATTTCTCATTCCTGCAAGTCTTGAACAATATTATACAGAAGACATTGGTGTTGATAAAGATGGCTTAATTTCCTTATGTAAAAACCTTCTGGTCAATATTGATGAGCTTTCGGTAATGTCAAAAACAGATGTTAATATTCTTAAATCCTTCATTTCAAAAAATACCGTCAATGCACGTTTGCCTTACGATCGAAAATCATCATTGATGCACCGAACGGCTTCGTTTTGTGGGTCTACCAACCGGTCGGATTTTTTAACCGATGAAACCGGAAGTGTGCGGTGGCAGATTTTTGAAGTTTTGGAGATTGATTTCAATTATTCTAAGGAAATCAATATTGAAAAAGTTTGGTCACAAGCATACTATAATGCTTTTGAAAGAAAAAATTACAATCCTGAACTCACGGCTGAAGATATCCAGGAAAATGAAAAGCGGAATGAAAAATTCAAACAGGTATCCCTGGAACAGGAAATTATCCTTAGTCATTTCGAAAAATCCAAACTGCAAAGTGAATTTCTGACGCCTTCGGACATTATGCTTGCGATGAACAATGCGCTTGGTGTACGGCTGAACATTATAAAAATTGGTAAAGCCTTGACCGCAATGAACTACGAAAGAATAAAACATCCGAAAAGACAAGTCTATGGATATTTGATTCGAAGGAAAATTGACGAATGA